TACTTTTGCCCTCCGGCGTCTCGTCGGCCAAAGAGGCGCGGCGGGCCGCCTGCGCGAGGGTTTCCTGGGTAACCGCCAACACGGGGTAAAACGCCGCTGCGGATCGGTTGCCATAGGTAATGGTGCCGGTTTTGTCGAGAAGTAGCACGTCCACGTCGCCCGCCGCCTCGATGGCGCGCCCGGAAGTCGCCACCACATTGGATTGCAACAACCGCACGATGCCCGCGATGCCGATAGCGGGTAACAGCGCTCCGATCGTGGTGGGAATCAGGCAGACCAGCAAGGCGACCAGCACCGTCAGGCTGATCACTGATCCGGAGTGGCCAGCGTAATGCACGCTATACCAGGAAAATGGAAACAGGGTGACGGTGACCACGAGAAAGACCAGCGTCAACACGACCAGCAGGATGCTCAGGGCGATTTCGTTGGGGGTTTTGCGCCGCGACGCCCCCTCCACCATGGCGATCATTTTGTCGAGGAAGGTGTGTCCGGCCTCCTGTGTCACCCGGATGATGAGCCAATCCGAGATCACCCGGGTACCGCCGGTGACCGCGCTACGATCACCACCGCTTTCGCGGATGACCGGCGCGCTCTCGCCCGTGATGGCGCTCTCATCGACGGCCGCGACTCCCGCCACCGCCTCACCGTCCGTAGGGACGAGGTCGCCCGCTTCTATCAGGACAAAGTCGCCGCTGCGCAGGCTGGCGCCGGGAACCTCCTTATAGCCCGCCTCGCGCACCGCTTTGGGCAGTTTTTTGGCCGTAACTTCCTGGCGGCTCTGCCGCAAACTGTTGGCTTGGGCCTCGCCCTGACGCTCGGCCAGCGCTTCGGCAAAATTGGCAAAAATCAGTGTGAGCCAGAGCCAGAGGTCGATCACGCCGGTAAAAGGCGCCTCACCGTTATGCACGATCAGATCGTGAAAAAAGAGGGCCAGCAGCAGCCAGGAGCCGACGTAGACGACGAACATCACCGGATTGCGCAACTGGCGACGCGGGGAGAGCATGCTGAAGCTGTCCCACAGGGCGCCCCGGCTCTGATCTTTCCAGTGGATCGGAGATGCCGCATGTGTATGATGGGTAGATTCCATGGATATGATTCCTCAATGAGTCAGGGTGGCAAGGGGCGCCAGTTGCTCTGCAATCGGACCCAGTGCCAGCGCCGGAAAGAAGTTGAGCGCGCCGACCAGAAGAATGACGCCAACCGTCAGGCCAATGAAAATAGGCGTGTAAGTCGTCAGCGTTCCCGATCCTGCGGGAATTTTCTTTTTTTCGACCAGGGCACCCGCCAGTGCCAGCAACGGCAAATAGCTCCAGTACCGGCCCAGCAGCATGCACATGCCGGTGAGCAGGTTGTAGAACCGGGTGTTGCTGCTCAGGCCGCCAAATGCGCTGCCATTGTTGTTGGCCGGACTCGTCACGGCATAGAGCATTTCGCTGAAACCGTGCGCCCCGGGATTGAATACACCGGCCCGCCCCGCCACCGTGGTGACGGCAAGGGCAGTACCAATCAACACCAGCAACGGCATGACCAGTATGGAGAGAGAGGTCATTTTTATTTCAAAGGACTCGATCTTCTTGCCGAGAAACTCCGGCGTGCGTCCCACCATGAGACCACCGAGAAAAACCGCAAAAATCATGAAGGCGAGGAAAGTCGCGAGCCCTGAACCGACGCCGCCAAACACGACCTCACCCAATTGCATCAGGAAAAGATTTACCCCCCCGGACAACGGCATGAGGGAATCGTAGGCGCCGTTGGCCGCCCCCGTAGAGGTCGCGGTGGCCACCGTGGCAAAGAGCGCGGTCGCGCCAGCACCGATGCGGTCTTCCACTCCCTCCATATTGCCACCACCGGCAAGACTCGCGGTGTTGGCCTGGGAGATCCCCAACGGGGTAAGCACAGGGTTCCCGGCCAGTTGATAGTGCTGACTTACGAGCGTCAGGGGGATAAAGAGCACCAGCATGGAAATCAGGATGGCCCATGCCGTGCGCTTGGCGTTAGCCATATGCCCAAACAGGAACACGAGTGCGGAGGGGATGAGAATCATGGCCAGGTTTTCTAGAAAGTTGGTAAGAGCGGTGGGATTTTCGAAAGGGTGGGCATCGTTCATATTGAAGAAACCGCCCCCATTGTTGCCGAGCATCATGATGGCCTCTTGAGAGGCTACCGGTCCCACATGCATTATCTGATGAAGAATGGTCTTGCCGCCGGATACAAAGGGTGCAATAAGATCTGCCCGCACCGCACCGGTGAGGGTTTGGACCACGCCCTGTTCCATGAGAATCAATGCAAAGAGCGCGGAGAGGGGAAGCAGCACGTATAAAACGGTGCGGGTCATGTCGACCCAGAAATTTCCGAGGTCCTTGGTTCTATGACGGGCGATAGCGCGAATGATGGGCAGGACGATGGTGATACCCGTCGCCGCCGAAAGGAAATTCTGCACGGTCAGGCCCAGCATCTGCGAGAGATAACTCATGGTCGAGCCGCCAGCGTAATCCTGCCAGTTGGTATTGGTGAGAAAGCTCACTGCAGTATTGAATGCGGAGCCACCCTGGACGCCACCGAAGTGTAAAGGATTTAGGGGCAGCGCACCTTGCGCCAACAACAAGGTATAGAGAAAAACGCCACCGATCAGGTTAAAGATCAACAGAGCGATGGCGTAGCGCTTCCAACCCATTTCCTCGCTCGCCGAAACGCCAGTGACGCGGTACAGTCCCCGTTCCACGGGACCCATCAGACGTGTCGCCCAGAATCGATCGCCCGCATAGATGCGATGCATATAGCGTCCCAGAGGTAAGGCCAGCAGAATGGTCAACAACAAAACCGCGGCTGTCAGTATGGTAGTGGATATCATAGGAACCGCTCCGGATTAATCAAAAATACCAGAAGATAGATGAAGAGCATGGCGCCCAATCCGAGGCCTATCCACACGAACGCGTTCATTTTATGCTCCTCAGGCGATCCAATAGCTCAACAACGCCTATGGATGCCAGGAAAAAGCCGATAATAATAAATAAGTACACAAATTCCATGCCAACCTCCTGCGTGAGCACGGGCCAACATCCCGCACCCAATCATAAAATGCTCGCATGAAAGTCTAGCAAGGCTTCATCTATAAATCCCATATAAAGCATCTATAAATTCTATATAAATGGTGCTTTTTTGGGGTACACCTTACTCGTTGCAGATAACTTTGGCGTGAACCCGCTTGGTAATGGCCGGGCTTTGGCCTATGCTCAAGCGCGGGCAGGCGTGGCAACGAGGGAGCGTTATGGACGGTGGTATCCGGTACCTGGTAATAACCGATGGCTACTAAAGATCGCAAAGATGGGCGACCTGATCCGGATGCCCTGCTGGCACAGGTGCAGCAAGAGGAGCAGGCGCGCCAGCGCGGCCGCCTCAAGATTTTCTTTGGTGCCGCCCCGGGTGTTGGGAAGACCTACGCCATGCTGCGCTACGGGCAGCAAGAGATGGCCAAAGGGGTGGATGTTTTGGTGGGTATCGTCGAAACCCACCAGCGCAGTGAAACCCAAGCCTTGGCCGATGCCCTGCCGGTATTACCGCGCGTGCATATTCCTTATAAAAATGTGGTGCTTGAAGAGTTTGACCTGGATGCGGCCCTTGCTCGCCGCCCCGGACTGCTTCTGCTGGACGAGCTTGCCCACAGCAACGCCCCTGGCTCACGTCACAAGAAGCGCTGGCAGGACCTGGAGGAACTACTGGACGCGGGCCTTTCCGTGGCGACCACCGTGAATGTTCAGCACCTGGAGAGCGTTCACGAAGTCGTCCAGCAGATTACCGGGATACAGGTTCAGGAGACCCTGCCGGATCAGATCATCCAGCAGGCCGATGAAGTGATTCTGGTAGATATCACTGACGAGGATCTCTTGCAACGGCTTAAAGAAGGTAAGGTGTACCTGGGCGAACGCGGTCAGCGCGCGATGACGCATTTTTTTCGTAAAGGTAACCTGATCGCCCTGAGGCAGTTGGCATTGCGACTGGCAGCGGACCGGGTTGATCTGGAGTTGCGACAGTTTCATCAACAGAATCCGGAAGAGGGGCGACGCAGCGGTAGCCGGGATCGTTTGCTGGTCGCCGTGAGTGGCCGCCCGGAAGATGAGCATCTGGTGCGCGCGGCCTATCATCTGGCGACCGCTCAACGGGCCGACTGGCTGGTGATTCATGTGGACACCCCACGCGGCCTGCTGCAGAAACCTCAGACCCAGGCGTGGATATGGAATCACCTGCATCTTGCGGAAAGTCTGGGCGCGGAAACCTCACGTCTGACCGGAGTAAATGTCGGCGCGGAAGTGTTGGCTTATGCGCGACTGCGCGACGTCACCCAGATTGTACTGGGACAGACGCAGGGTTTGCGCAAATTTCTTTGGTGGTGGCCCGGTTCTTTGACGGCGCACCTGTTGAACAGCGAGCGCGGTATTGATGTAGTGATTCATCCGTTGCCGGTAAAAAAATTTATTTCGGAAGATCGACGCCTGCGAAATCAACAGTACCTTGGCATCGTGGACACGTCCCTGCGACGCCGCACCCGGAATCGCGCTTTTGTGATCAGCGGGGCGTTAGGCCTCGCTTTAAGTGGTTTGGCCTGGTCTCTGGGGATTTACCTGGGTTTTGCCGGAGTCTTCATGCTCTACATGCTGGGTGCGGTGGGCACCGCCCTGATGTACGGCCGCTGGCCCTCCCTCATCACATTCATTGCCGCCGTGGTCAGTTATTACTCGTTTGGGTTGGATCGTGGTTTGCCAACGACGGTGGGCTCGCTTGCTTACTTTACGCTGATCCTCTCTTTGATCCTGCTCATCAGCCAACTGGTGGCGCGATCCCGCGATCAGGAGCTCATGGCCCGGACCCGCGAGCGGCGCGCGCGCAATCTCTATCAACTGGTTCAGGCGCTCAGCGGCGCCCGTGGTGTCGAAGGGATTCTCAACGCCAGCATCGAGAATTTGCATCAGACCCTGGGTATCGCGACCGCATTCTGGCTGCCACCGGCGGACAATGCGGATAGTCCGTTGCAGATGTTTCCAGCGTCCACCGAACTGGAAGCGCCAGAACGCAACCTGCGGGCTGCCGCCCGGTGGAGTTTCCTCAATAAAAAGAACGCCGGAATGAGCACCGACACGCTGGCGGATATCCCGGCGCTGTTTATGCCCATGCTGTCCGGCGAGCGTGCGCTGGGGGTCATGATGCTGTCCGATCTCGACCTGCGTCGCGCCCCTGCAGACTGGTTGCGTTTTCTCGAAACGGTGGCGCGACTCATCGCGGTGGCTCTGGATTCAGCGCAAGCATCCCTGCAACGTACGGAAGCGGATGTCCGTTTGCGGGTCGAGCGATTACAAAATGCGCTCTTGGGCGCCGTTTCCCATGACCTCCGGACGCCCTTGGCTGGCGTACTGGGTACAGCGACGACACTGCAACGCAATGCGCAGGGCCTGACGGCCGATGAGCACGATCTCCTGGAGAATATCCGCGAGCAAACCCAAAAGATGGAACACACCGTGGATCGCATTCTGCACATGGCCGCATTGCAGTCCGGGCGACTCCATATCAGAAAAGAATGGGTTCCTCTGGAAGATCTGTTGGTCATAGCGCGCGATCAGGTTAAGGCCGCATGCACCGATCGCCCTTTTCAGGCGCGGATATCCAAAGACTTGCCACTGCTCCTCGTGGATCCGCAACTCATGGTGCAAGTGCTCGCTAATCTCCTGGAAAATGCTTGCAGATATAGCCCGCAGGGCCGCGCTATCGAATTAGAGGCCTATGCGAACGATGCGGAGATTACCGTTTGCGTCATCGACCACGGCTTTGGCGTGCCGCCCGGTCGCGAAGAGGAAATATTCACCCGTTTCAGCCAGATTAAACCCCCTGTCGGATTGGGTGGAAGCGGACTCGGTTTAGCGATTTGCGCTGCGATTATTGAGCTGCATGGAGGACGCATTTGGGTGCGTAACCGGGTCGTCGTGCGCGGCGCGGTGTTTTGTTTTACCGTACCTCGGGAGACTGAACCGCCTATGCCACCGGACGGAGACTAAGCCATGACGACCACGCACGAAGGCGATCTCGATATCCTGCTGGTGGAGGATGACCCGAGTATTGGCGGGTTTCTACAGGCAGCGATGGACCGCGAACCAGGGTATCGCTTGCACTGGGTAACCACGCTGAAACACGCCTGGAAGGCTTGGGAAAAACGACAAATCCAGGAAGGTCGGCCGTACGCCCTGATTCTGCTGGACCTTGGTTTACCGGATGGGGATGGACAGGGACTAATCCATCGAATACGCGAGCAGGAAGGGGAGCAGGCATTCATCATCGTCATCTCTGCGCGCGGAAGCGAGGCTGACAAGGTACAAGCCCTCGATAGTGGCGCCGACGATTATCTCACCAAGCCGTTTACCATTGGCGAGCTGCTCGCACGTCTGCGCGCGCATTTGCGGCGACGACCAGCAGGTTCATCCGTCGAATCATTCCATTGGGCCATTGGCGTCTTGGAGCTGGATGATCTCACCCATACCGTTCGCAAGGACGGGGTGACCATTCCGATGACGCCCAAGGAATATCAACTGTTTCACCTTTTTGTGATGAATCAGGGGCGGACATTGTCCTATCGACGAATTCTCAATGCCGTGTGGGGAGAGCACAGTGGCGGTCAGGCCCACTATGTCCGGTTATATATCAAACGCCTGCGGGAAAAGATTGAGGATGATCCCGGAATGCCGCAGTATCTGGTGACCGAAAAAGGGGTTGGGTACCGATTCGGCGCTCCGGAGATGTCAAGATGACACCACTCAAGGGCCTGATGGCACGCGCTCTTACGGCGGGATAAAACCGTAATCAGTCATCGCCGTCTGCATGTTTTTGTGCCAGAAAGCCGACGCCATCCAGCACTTGATAAAAGTCACGCGCATAATAATCCGGCGCTACGTCGTTATAGGATTTGCTGCCCTGATTGGAGTCCACAAAGATGGTTTTCATCCCCGCCTGTTGGGCGCCATAAATATCGCGATACATGTCATTGCCGACATAAATGGCCTCATGGGGGGCCACTTCCAATTGTTCTGCGGCCATGGCGAATAACCGGGAGTCGGGTTTGCGATAACCATAGTCACCGGAAATAATCTGTACATCAAAATATTTCTTAATACCCATCGCGCGCATTTCGGGGAGGGCGAAGCAGCGTTGTGCGTCAGAAATGGTGGCCAGGCGGTAGGTTTCCTGCAGGCTTTTCAGTGTGCGTTTGATGCCATCGTAACGCTCCAGGCGAGTGCGGGAGAGGCCACGGTGCAGGCGTGCCAACTCTTTGGCCAGTCTTTCCCGGCCCTTGACCGGTTTGCTGTTCTCCTGGGTGAGCAAGGTGTGCCAGATCGCCTCGACGTCTATTTCCGGGTATCGTTCAGCAGATTGACGTTTTCTCTCCTTCATGATGGCGAAGTAGCGTTCCCGGACCTCTCGCCGGTTCATAAAGACCCGGTGATAAGTGAGATAATGGGAGATGCCACGATAAATATCTTCCATTTCCTCATTGGTTTCAATGTTGATCATGGTGCCATAAAGATCTATGCAAACGGCGCGTATGGACATGGTGCTACCTCCGCAGAATGTGAACGGCTTCGTGGACCAGGGCTTGGCTGTAACGCCAGTCAAGCCAGGAATTACGGGCGATGCGTAACAGGGTCATACCCATATAAAAGGGAATTCGCTCGGTAATCGATGCAAAAGCCGCATGGCGGTCCGGAAAATGAGTGCTGTATTCCCAGAGAAAATGGCCGATAAATGGTTCGGCATGTTCCCCATGATGGGTGGTGCGCATGAAATGATGTTTTATTTCTCCGGCAATCATGCCGAGATCATACGCGCGATCTGCAAATTGCATACGTTCCAGATCAATGGCAGTGGTACGCCGATGGGTTGCGAAGAGAAAATTGGAGGGTGTGGCATCGCCATGGATCAAGACTTGCCGGTCCGCCCACATACTGCCCATCTGTTGCCAGAGTTCCCGGTAATGGTAGAACTCACTGGTTTGATGGCTGGATATCCGGTGGCGTCTTTGCAGACGCGCGATGATCTTGTCGAAATAGGCAAAGTGCGCATCAAAGCGCACGGTTTCAGAGCGCGCTGTCCAGTTATGTAATTTGGCAAGGAAATAGGCGAGGTCCGTCAGGCGTGCATATAATAATTTTGCATCATTGCGCTCAATGCTCTCCGCAATGACTCCGGAAAGGGATTGTCCCGGACAGAATTCCTCTATGATGACATTGTTTATATCCCATGAAATTCCCAGGGGTTGCGGAATATACAATCGCCCGGTTTTGAAGCCCAGGTCGCGCAACGTATGCATATATTGCCATTCGTTATGGGCCCGCTCCCAGGCCTGTTGCGGATCCTTCCCGATCCGGTTGAAGAATTTACCGATGACTTTATGCTGTGAATGGGTTTCCTCGTAGAGAAAAACCGCATTGGATGCCGGAAACTGGAATACCCGGAATTGATGGGGGGGCTGTTTGGTGAGCAATTGTGGGAATATCTGCTCTTGCAGATACGCGTGGAATGGATCGTGGGGATTCAGGCGGCCCAGATATTTCATTAGGGTGGAGATTGCAGCGCCGGGTGCAGCTGTATCCCGATGATTTTCCAGCCCGGTTCCGCGCCCTTCAGCAGCGGCGCAATGTTTTGTAGAATTTGTTGCTCCAGTGCGGACTGGGCGGAGATGGAAGTGGTGATGCCAGCCAAGTCCGGAAAAGCCATGAAGGGGTTGGCGATACGCGCGTCCAGTTGTCCCTGCAGGGGCTGAAGCTTCTTCCAGGGGCCATTGCCCTGCATGATCGCCACCGGATGAATAGTCAGCGCTTGGATTTTTCCGGCATGATTCGTGACGGTGACGCCATAAGACCCCAGATCGACGGCACGTTGAACGGGCGCTGACACCGTCCGCTCCGGTGTCGCTACGGGCGCGCTGATTTTGCGCAAATGAATCGGCAGGTTAAGCGCAATGCCCGCAGCGGCGGCTGCGCACAGGACCGTCAGGACGCCGAAAATCACCCATCGGCCACGAGCGGGTTTGACCTGCTTTTTTTTGCGGGCTGCCAATCTCCATTTCTCCTTTGTCGGGTAAGCCATATCTGCTTGAGCGATATCCTCTCTGATTCGCAGGGATATCGTCAACGTACTCAATAGACGGCCTGCGCCATGGGCGAGACCGGGAAAACCAACTGATGCAGTGTTGTGATGCGCAAGGTTGCATTACACTCCCCACTCAGTTCTGCTATTTACACAGGCCATAAACGAGGAAATATGCCATGGCGGCGGGTCATCTGCGGCGAGAAGGGGGGCTGATCGGGCTGCTTTACGCGAGTCTGGGAGCCATAGTGGGTTCCGGTTGGCTGTTTGGGCCGCTGCATGCGGCGCAGCAGGCAGGGCCGCTGAGCCTGGGCTCCTGGGCGGTGGGGGCGACAGCCATTTTACTACTGGCGCTGGTTTACGCCGAATTGGGGCCAATGATTCCGCGCAGCGGTTCTATCGTCCATATCAGTCACCTGGGTAATGGCCCGTTGTTAGGCCGCATCTGGAGTTGGATCCTCTTTTTTTCTTATGTCTCCATTGCGCCGGTCGAAGTGACGGCGGTGCTCACCTATGCGAATAATTATCTGCCGGGTTTTCTTTCTGGTGAGGCGGGCGTGCTCAGTGGCCGGGGTTTTGGCGCCGCTATTCTGCTGCTGGGCGTTTTTGTGCTGCTTAATTTTCTGGTGATTCGCTGGGTGCTGTTGCTGAATAGCGCCGCGACCTGGTGGAAGCTGATTATTCCGGCTGCCACTATTTTCGTCTTGTTGAGTTTGTCCTGGCACCCCGAGAACCTGCAATTGCATCATTCCCAGGGGGAGCTGGAGGGCATGTTCACTGCCGTGGCCAGTGCCGGGATTATTTTTTCCTTTTTCGGGTTTCGGCAGGCGATTGATCTGGCGGGAGAAAGCCGGAATCCGGGGCGTAGCATCCCCATAGCGGTCATCGGTTCGGTGCTGATTGGCACCTTGCTGTATGAAGGGTTGCAATTCGCGTTTCTGGTGGCTGTGGATCCGGCCGGTCTGGCGCACGGGGGCTGGTCACACCTGACTTTTACCGGGCTCACTGGCCCCTTTGCGGCGTTGGCCGCAGCCGTGGGCGCCACCTGGTGGGGCGTCATCCTCTATGTGGATGCCCTGGTGTCGCCAGCGGGGACCGCCTTCATTTACACGACCTCATCGGCACGCGTTACCATGGCGGCAGGGGAGATGGGCAGTGCACCGCAAGGGCTGGCGCGGATTAACCGCAGTGGCGTGCCGTGGATCGCTCTGTTGGTGGTATATGCGGTTGGCGCGCTCTTTTTTTTCCCCTTTCCTTCCTGGCAGAAACTGGTGGGCTATATTTCTTCGGTAACCGTGCTCTCCTACAGTTTGGGGCCGATTGTGCTGTTGCAATTGCGCCGCGCCATGCCCGATGCGGCACGTCCTTTTCGTCTCCGGGGCGCGGAAGTGATCGCTCCGGCGGCCTTTGTGGTGGCCAATTGGATTATCTTCTGGGCCGGGCTCGCCACCTTGAGCTTTACCTTTGTCGCCCTGGCCATGCTGATGGTGATTTTTCTGATTTACCATTATGTTCTGGTCAAAGAGCGCCGTGCGGAGGGTTTGGGATGGCGTTATGCGTGGTGGGTATTACCCTATTTTGCCGGTCTATGGATCTGCAGCTATCTGGGCCCGCAAAATCTCGGCGGCAAAGGCCTCGTGCCTTTCTTCTGGGATATGGGAATCATTGCTCTATTTAGTCTCGTTATACTTTTTGTGGCATTGCGCACCAGGGTGGCCGATCAGGTGATGAGAGATTATGTGGAAAGTCTGAACGAAGTACCGGAGGCGGCGCCATAGCCACCCGCCGATCCCCGCTTTTTCTTTAGAAAAGGTTCTTGATGGTGTTAATCAATTTGTCGCCAAGACTATCCCCAGCACCACTTTCCGTGGAAGCTGTGGAAGCCGCAACCGGTGGATACCCGGCGAGATAATCACTGACACCAATGACGTTACTACCGCCACTGATGGTGGGGCCGGTCACCGAAGGCGGCCGGAAGAAGCCGGTGGCCGGGCTGCCTGCCATGGCCGTTCGCATAAAGTGAATCCAGATAGGCAGTGCCTCGCGCGCCCCCGCAGCCCAACGGCCCATGGTGCGGTTGTCATCATAACCCACCCAGACACTGGTGGTGATATGCGGACTGAACCCATTGAACCACGCATTATCTTCGTGGTTGGTCGTGCCGGTTTTGCCCGCAATGTCATTGCGCCCCAGACTTTGTGCCGCGACGCCCGTTCCGATCTTGATCACCTGCTGCATCATCTCCGTCAGCAAATAGGCTACGCCCGGAGGTATGGCCGTCTGTTGGGCGGGCGGGGTATAGCCCATGGGACAATTGAGCAAGGAAATTTGCGTACCGCGGCTATTCACAATTTTGGTGATGAGATAGGGATTGGGCAGAAAACCGCCGCTGGAGAAGACCGCATAGGCGCGGGCGAGCTGTAAGGGGCTGTAATCTCCCGCGCCAAGCACCATGGAGGGGACTTGCGGTACTTGCTTGGCCGGAAAACCAAAGCGTTGCACATACTGCGCCGCATAGGGGATGCCGATATCCATGAGGATGCGAACACTGGGTACGTTATGAGAGTAAGCCAGATTCGACCACACCGGGATCGGTATATTGGAAAACTGATTGCTATAGTTGGTTGGCGCATAGACCTGTCCGGTGGGCAGGGTAATGGACAGGGGGGTATCTGGAATCGGCGTCTGTGGCGTCATATAACTGCTCTTGCCTGAAGCCAGCAGCGCTGGCGCATCCATGGCCGCGGCGTAAACGAAGGGCTTGAAGCCCGAGCCCGGCTGCCGATAAGCAAAAACGGCGCGATCAAAATGGCTGAGTTCATAGCTGAAGCCACCCACCAGGGCGTGGATAGCCCCGGTACGGCTGTCCAGACTCACCAAAGCGCCTTGTACCTGAGGAATCTGTGAAAGCTGCCAGCCCGCATCCTTGCCGGCAGAGGACCAGACATTGGCACCCCATTCCTGACCCGCCCCCGCTGTAACCGAATGTACATAAGGGCGCAGCCAGACCAAGTCACCGCTGTGCAGAACCGCATTCACCGAACGTGGCTTGGGGGCGCCGTAACGGGGGCGTGCCCAACTCACGTCGCGCAAGGTGAGAATGACGTTTTTCTTGCCCTCCAGAGAGACCGTGGCGCTTTTGGCATCGGCGCTGACCACTACGCCCCAGCGCAGGTTGGCAGGGTCATGGGGTGGCAGCACATCGGGCCGCTTACCCGCGAGTGCGGCCTGCAGCGTGTCCCCGCTGAGATGCGCGATGGGGCCGCGGTAGCTTTTGGGGTCCATACTGGATAGCCCCATATCGTAGTTTTCCAGCCCCACGGCAACCGCTTCATTCGCCGCCTCCTGATCCTGTGGCAGGATGGTGGTATACACCTTGAGTCCGGAACGGTAGGTGAAATCGCTGCCGAATTGCTGGGTAAGCCAACTGGCGATCCAGTCGGTGACATACGGTGCACCGTTGCTGGCAGCCGCATGATACCGCGAAAGAATGGGTTCCGCGTTGGCCTTCGCCTCTTCATCCGCAGAAATGTAACCGCGCCTTTCCATGCGTTTGAGCACATAAGCACGCCGTTTTTTGGCGAGATCGGGATTCACGACAGGGTTTAAAACGGAAGGTGCCGGCGGTAGTCCCGCAATGGTTGCCATCTCCCCTAAAGTCAGATGACTGACGCCTTTTCCAAA
The sequence above is a segment of the Acidithiobacillus sp. genome. Coding sequences within it:
- the kdpB gene encoding potassium-transporting ATPase subunit KdpB, with amino-acid sequence MESTHHTHAASPIHWKDQSRGALWDSFSMLSPRRQLRNPVMFVVYVGSWLLLALFFHDLIVHNGEAPFTGVIDLWLWLTLIFANFAEALAERQGEAQANSLRQSRQEVTAKKLPKAVREAGYKEVPGASLRSGDFVLIEAGDLVPTDGEAVAGVAAVDESAITGESAPVIRESGGDRSAVTGGTRVISDWLIIRVTQEAGHTFLDKMIAMVEGASRRKTPNEIALSILLVVLTLVFLVVTVTLFPFSWYSVHYAGHSGSVISLTVLVALLVCLIPTTIGALLPAIGIAGIVRLLQSNVVATSGRAIEAAGDVDVLLLDKTGTITYGNRSAAAFYPVLAVTQETLAQAARRASLADETPEGKSIVTLAEKHYPQSRETLPPEAQLIPFSAETRMSGVDWNGQQLRKGSPDAMKAWVQSLGGAWPTELDGIVQEIAGGGATPLVVCSGAGVLGAIELRDIVKADIKSRFAELREMGIRTVMVTGDNPLTAAAIAAEAGVDDYLAEAKPETKLARIRAYQNEGYMVAMTGDGTNDSPALAQADVGLCMASGTQAAREASNMVDLDSNPTKLLEIVQIGKQLLMTRGALTTFSVANDVAKYFAIIPAAFVSTYPQLEALNVMGLSSPTHAIMAAVIFNALIIPFLIPLALKGIRFRADSAQHVLRRNVWIYGLGGIIAPFIFIKLIDMLLVVL
- the kdpA gene encoding potassium-transporting ATPase subunit KdpA, with the translated sequence MISTTILTAAVLLLTILLALPLGRYMHRIYAGDRFWATRLMGPVERGLYRVTGVSASEEMGWKRYAIALLIFNLIGGVFLYTLLLAQGALPLNPLHFGGVQGGSAFNTAVSFLTNTNWQDYAGGSTMSYLSQMLGLTVQNFLSAATGITIVLPIIRAIARHRTKDLGNFWVDMTRTVLYVLLPLSALFALILMEQGVVQTLTGAVRADLIAPFVSGGKTILHQIMHVGPVASQEAIMMLGNNGGGFFNMNDAHPFENPTALTNFLENLAMILIPSALVFLFGHMANAKRTAWAILISMLVLFIPLTLVSQHYQLAGNPVLTPLGISQANTASLAGGGNMEGVEDRIGAGATALFATVATATSTGAANGAYDSLMPLSGGVNLFLMQLGEVVFGGVGSGLATFLAFMIFAVFLGGLMVGRTPEFLGKKIESFEIKMTSLSILVMPLLVLIGTALAVTTVAGRAGVFNPGAHGFSEMLYAVTSPANNNGSAFGGLSSNTRFYNLLTGMCMLLGRYWSYLPLLALAGALVEKKKIPAGSGTLTTYTPIFIGLTVGVILLVGALNFFPALALGPIAEQLAPLATLTH
- the kdpF gene encoding K(+)-transporting ATPase subunit F; amino-acid sequence: MNAFVWIGLGLGAMLFIYLLVFLINPERFL
- a CDS encoding sensor histidine kinase KdpD, translating into MATKDRKDGRPDPDALLAQVQQEEQARQRGRLKIFFGAAPGVGKTYAMLRYGQQEMAKGVDVLVGIVETHQRSETQALADALPVLPRVHIPYKNVVLEEFDLDAALARRPGLLLLDELAHSNAPGSRHKKRWQDLEELLDAGLSVATTVNVQHLESVHEVVQQITGIQVQETLPDQIIQQADEVILVDITDEDLLQRLKEGKVYLGERGQRAMTHFFRKGNLIALRQLALRLAADRVDLELRQFHQQNPEEGRRSGSRDRLLVAVSGRPEDEHLVRAAYHLATAQRADWLVIHVDTPRGLLQKPQTQAWIWNHLHLAESLGAETSRLTGVNVGAEVLAYARLRDVTQIVLGQTQGLRKFLWWWPGSLTAHLLNSERGIDVVIHPLPVKKFISEDRRLRNQQYLGIVDTSLRRRTRNRAFVISGALGLALSGLAWSLGIYLGFAGVFMLYMLGAVGTALMYGRWPSLITFIAAVVSYYSFGLDRGLPTTVGSLAYFTLILSLILLISQLVARSRDQELMARTRERRARNLYQLVQALSGARGVEGILNASIENLHQTLGIATAFWLPPADNADSPLQMFPASTELEAPERNLRAAARWSFLNKKNAGMSTDTLADIPALFMPMLSGERALGVMMLSDLDLRRAPADWLRFLETVARLIAVALDSAQASLQRTEADVRLRVERLQNALLGAVSHDLRTPLAGVLGTATTLQRNAQGLTADEHDLLENIREQTQKMEHTVDRILHMAALQSGRLHIRKEWVPLEDLLVIARDQVKAACTDRPFQARISKDLPLLLVDPQLMVQVLANLLENACRYSPQGRAIELEAYANDAEITVCVIDHGFGVPPGREEEIFTRFSQIKPPVGLGGSGLGLAICAAIIELHGGRIWVRNRVVVRGAVFCFTVPRETEPPMPPDGD
- a CDS encoding response regulator transcription factor; protein product: MTTTHEGDLDILLVEDDPSIGGFLQAAMDREPGYRLHWVTTLKHAWKAWEKRQIQEGRPYALILLDLGLPDGDGQGLIHRIREQEGEQAFIIVISARGSEADKVQALDSGADDYLTKPFTIGELLARLRAHLRRRPAGSSVESFHWAIGVLELDDLTHTVRKDGVTIPMTPKEYQLFHLFVMNQGRTLSYRRILNAVWGEHSGGQAHYVRLYIKRLREKIEDDPGMPQYLVTEKGVGYRFGAPEMSR
- a CDS encoding HAD family hydrolase, which translates into the protein MSIRAVCIDLYGTMINIETNEEMEDIYRGISHYLTYHRVFMNRREVRERYFAIMKERKRQSAERYPEIDVEAIWHTLLTQENSKPVKGRERLAKELARLHRGLSRTRLERYDGIKRTLKSLQETYRLATISDAQRCFALPEMRAMGIKKYFDVQIISGDYGYRKPDSRLFAMAAEQLEVAPHEAIYVGNDMYRDIYGAQQAGMKTIFVDSNQGSKSYNDVAPDYYARDFYQVLDGVGFLAQKHADGDD